A single region of the Streptomyces caelestis genome encodes:
- a CDS encoding MmcQ/YjbR family DNA-binding protein: MAVSRNALKKWEKVRAFALGLPGAAEEFPWGESVAKVNKKVFVFLGVEDGSYPLGVTVKLKDETAHAHALACPGAEPAGYGLGKAGWVSIPLEQQDAPAAEVLCDWVEESYRVIAPKRLIAELDGG; encoded by the coding sequence ATGGCCGTGTCCAGGAATGCCCTGAAGAAGTGGGAGAAAGTGCGCGCGTTCGCGCTGGGGCTGCCGGGTGCCGCCGAGGAGTTCCCCTGGGGCGAGTCCGTCGCGAAGGTCAACAAGAAGGTGTTCGTCTTCCTCGGCGTCGAGGACGGCAGTTACCCCCTTGGGGTGACGGTGAAGCTCAAGGACGAGACGGCGCACGCGCACGCGCTGGCCTGCCCCGGCGCCGAGCCCGCCGGATACGGCCTGGGCAAGGCGGGCTGGGTGAGCATCCCCCTGGAGCAGCAGGACGCCCCGGCGGCGGAGGTGCTCTGCGACTGGGTGGAGGAGAGCTACCGCGTCATCGCGCCCAAGCGGCTGATAGCGGAGCTGGACGGGGGCTGA
- the mmpA gene encoding morphogenic membrane protein MmpA, translated as MTTHRAPKPVAGPTQTVERAVTVGLILAVLAGLGWIAGMIYTIAEWPL; from the coding sequence ATGACAACGCACCGCGCCCCCAAGCCTGTCGCCGGCCCGACCCAGACCGTCGAGCGGGCCGTCACCGTAGGGCTGATCCTCGCCGTGCTGGCGGGGCTCGGCTGGATCGCCGGGATGATCTACACCATCGCCGAGTGGCCGCTGTAG
- a CDS encoding acetyl-CoA C-acetyltransferase, producing the protein MSTEAYVYDAIRTPRGRGKAGGALHGTKPIDLVVGLIHEIRARFPDLDPAAVDDIVLGVVGPVGDQGSDIARIAAIAAGLPDTVAGVQENRFCASGLEAVNLAAAKVRSGWEDLVLAGGVESMSRVPMASDGGAWFNDPMTNLQVNFVPQGIGADLIATIEGFSRRDVDEYAALSQERAATAWKEGRFDKSVVPVKDRSGLVVLDHDEHMRPGTTADSLARLKPSFADIGELGGFDAVALQQYHWVEKIDHVHHAGNSSGIVDGASLVAIGSQEVGERYGLTPRARIVSAAVSGSEPTIMLTGPAPATRKALAKAGLTIDDIDLVEINEAFAAVVLRFARDMGLSLDKVNVNGGAIALGHPLGATGAMILGTLVDELERQDKRYGLATLCVGGGMGVATIVERI; encoded by the coding sequence GTGAGCACCGAAGCGTACGTGTACGACGCGATCCGCACTCCGCGCGGGCGCGGCAAGGCAGGCGGCGCCCTGCACGGCACCAAGCCCATCGACCTGGTCGTCGGACTCATCCACGAGATCCGCGCCCGCTTCCCGGACCTGGACCCGGCCGCCGTCGACGACATCGTGCTCGGCGTCGTCGGCCCGGTCGGCGACCAGGGCTCCGACATCGCCCGGATCGCCGCCATCGCCGCGGGGCTGCCCGACACGGTGGCCGGCGTGCAGGAGAACCGCTTCTGTGCCTCGGGTCTGGAGGCCGTCAACCTGGCCGCGGCCAAGGTCCGTTCCGGCTGGGAGGACCTGGTCCTCGCGGGCGGCGTCGAGTCGATGTCCCGGGTGCCGATGGCCTCCGACGGCGGCGCCTGGTTCAACGACCCGATGACCAACCTCCAGGTCAACTTCGTGCCCCAGGGCATCGGTGCCGACCTCATCGCCACCATCGAGGGTTTCTCCCGGCGCGACGTCGACGAGTACGCGGCCCTCTCCCAGGAGCGGGCGGCCACCGCCTGGAAGGAGGGCCGCTTCGACAAGTCCGTCGTCCCGGTGAAGGACCGCAGCGGCCTCGTGGTCCTCGACCACGACGAGCACATGCGCCCCGGCACCACCGCCGACTCCCTCGCCAGGCTGAAGCCGTCCTTCGCGGACATCGGCGAACTCGGCGGCTTCGACGCGGTCGCGCTCCAGCAGTACCACTGGGTGGAGAAGATCGACCACGTCCACCACGCGGGCAACTCCTCCGGCATCGTCGACGGCGCCTCGCTCGTCGCGATCGGCTCACAGGAGGTCGGCGAGCGCTACGGCCTCACGCCCCGCGCGCGGATCGTCTCCGCCGCCGTCTCCGGCTCCGAGCCCACCATCATGCTCACCGGCCCCGCCCCCGCCACCCGCAAGGCCCTCGCCAAGGCCGGGCTGACCATCGACGACATCGACCTCGTCGAGATCAACGAGGCGTTCGCCGCGGTCGTGCTGCGCTTCGCGCGGGACATGGGCCTGTCCCTGGACAAGGTCAACGTCAACGGCGGCGCGATCGCGCTCGGCCACCCCCTCGGCGCGACCGGCGCCATGATCCTCGGCACGCTCGTCGACGAACTCGAGCGCCAGGACAAGCGCTACGGCCTCGCCACGCTGTGCGTCGGCGGCGGCATGGGCGTCGCGACCATCGTCGAGCGCATCTGA
- a CDS encoding amino acid permease — protein sequence MSKDAVNTAAATPRTDAAQVPADAGDAGYSKDLKARHVNMIAIGGAIGTGLFLGAGGRLHNAGPALAIAYLVCGIFAFFVVRALGELVLYRPSSGSFVSYAREFLGEKGAYVAGWMYFLNWSTTGIADITAIALYTHYWSLFTDIPQWVLALAALAVVLAVNLISVKIFGEMEFWFAIIKVATLVGFMFIGIFLLATQHEVGGQTPGLSVITDNGGVFPHGMMPVVLVMQGVIFAYAALELVGVAAGETAEPEKVVPRAVNSIMWRVGLFYVGSVVLLALLLPGSVYSADQSPFVTVLSKIGVPAAGDVMNLVVLTAAMSSLNSGLYSTGRILRSMAMAGSAPKFTARMNRSQVPYGGILLTCAVCVLGVGLNFLVPAQAFEIVLNVASLGIISTWVIIMICHLVFVRRAKEGLLDRPSFRLPGSPVTEITTIAFLLACLGMMWNDPEVGRKTLLLVPLIAAALVAGWFGIRRRVSQTADQELSQLTK from the coding sequence GTGAGCAAGGACGCCGTGAACACGGCTGCGGCCACGCCGCGTACCGATGCGGCCCAGGTGCCCGCGGACGCGGGCGACGCCGGGTACAGCAAGGACCTCAAGGCCCGCCACGTCAACATGATCGCCATCGGCGGGGCCATCGGAACCGGCCTCTTCCTCGGCGCCGGCGGCCGCCTCCACAACGCGGGCCCGGCGCTGGCGATCGCCTACCTGGTCTGCGGCATCTTCGCCTTCTTCGTGGTCAGGGCCCTCGGCGAGCTCGTCCTCTACCGTCCCTCCTCGGGCTCCTTCGTGTCGTACGCGCGCGAGTTCCTCGGCGAGAAGGGCGCCTACGTCGCCGGCTGGATGTACTTCCTGAACTGGTCGACCACCGGCATCGCCGACATCACCGCGATCGCGCTCTACACGCACTACTGGAGCCTGTTCACCGACATCCCGCAGTGGGTGCTCGCGCTGGCCGCCCTCGCGGTGGTGCTGGCCGTGAACCTGATCTCGGTGAAGATCTTCGGCGAGATGGAGTTCTGGTTCGCGATCATCAAGGTCGCGACGCTCGTCGGCTTCATGTTCATCGGCATCTTCCTGCTCGCCACCCAGCACGAGGTGGGCGGCCAGACACCGGGCCTGAGCGTCATCACCGACAACGGCGGCGTCTTCCCGCACGGCATGATGCCCGTCGTCCTCGTCATGCAGGGCGTGATCTTCGCGTACGCCGCGCTGGAGCTGGTCGGTGTCGCCGCGGGCGAGACCGCCGAGCCGGAGAAGGTCGTCCCGCGCGCGGTGAACTCGATCATGTGGCGCGTGGGCCTCTTCTACGTCGGCTCGGTCGTCCTGCTGGCCCTCCTGCTGCCCGGCTCGGTCTACTCGGCCGACCAGAGCCCCTTCGTCACCGTCCTGTCGAAGATCGGCGTCCCGGCCGCCGGCGACGTGATGAACCTGGTGGTCCTCACGGCCGCGATGTCCTCGCTGAACTCGGGCCTGTACTCGACGGGCCGCATCCTGCGCTCCATGGCGATGGCCGGCTCCGCGCCGAAGTTCACCGCCCGCATGAACCGCAGCCAGGTCCCCTACGGCGGCATCCTGCTGACCTGCGCGGTGTGCGTGCTCGGCGTCGGCCTGAACTTCCTCGTGCCGGCCCAGGCCTTCGAGATCGTGCTGAACGTCGCCTCGCTCGGCATCATCAGCACCTGGGTGATCATCATGATCTGCCACCTGGTCTTCGTCCGCCGCGCCAAGGAGGGCCTGCTCGACCGCCCCTCCTTCCGCCTCCCCGGCAGCCCGGTCACGGAGATCACCACGATCGCCTTCCTGCTGGCCTGCCTCGGCATGATGTGGAACGACCCGGAGGTCGGCCGCAAGACGCTGCTGCTCGTCCCGCTGATCGCGGCTGCACTGGTCGCGGGCTGGTTCGGCATCCGCCGCCGGGTGTCGCAGACGGCCGACCAGGAGCTGTCGCAGCTCACGAAGTAG
- a CDS encoding arginase family protein, protein MRNVAIIEAPSVLGLRPTGVEELPAALLRAGLAEGIGAVPAGRVEPPRYDPERDPGTGVLNPGGIAAYSTALADTVGGVLGDGRFPLVLGGDCSVLLGNLLALRRRGRHGLLFLDGHTDFYQPSAEPAGEVASMELALATGRGPRVLADLEGRGPLVRDEDVVALGFRDAEESAAYGMQPLPTALHALELDTVRALGAGEAARRAVGLLTGGSAGAGYWIHLDVDVLDDAVMPAVDYRLPDGLTWQELETVLRTALSGGGAVGLGVAIFNPRLDHDGVIAQRLSDCLVRAFDRDGPG, encoded by the coding sequence GTGCGGAACGTGGCGATCATCGAGGCGCCGTCCGTGCTCGGGCTGCGCCCGACCGGCGTCGAGGAGCTGCCGGCAGCGCTGCTCCGGGCAGGGCTGGCCGAGGGAATCGGGGCGGTACCGGCGGGCCGGGTCGAGCCGCCCCGGTACGACCCGGAGCGGGACCCGGGGACCGGGGTCCTGAATCCCGGCGGCATCGCCGCCTACTCCACCGCACTGGCCGACACCGTAGGCGGTGTCCTCGGCGACGGCCGGTTCCCCCTCGTGCTGGGCGGCGACTGCAGTGTGCTGCTCGGCAACCTGCTCGCGCTGCGCCGTCGCGGCCGGCACGGGCTGCTGTTCCTCGACGGGCACACCGACTTCTACCAGCCGTCGGCGGAACCGGCCGGTGAGGTGGCCTCCATGGAACTGGCCCTGGCCACCGGGCGCGGCCCGCGCGTACTGGCCGACCTGGAGGGCCGGGGCCCGCTGGTACGGGACGAGGACGTCGTCGCGCTGGGGTTCCGGGACGCGGAGGAGTCAGCGGCGTACGGGATGCAGCCGCTGCCGACCGCGCTGCACGCGCTGGAACTGGACACCGTGCGCGCCCTGGGAGCGGGCGAGGCGGCCCGGCGCGCGGTCGGGCTGCTGACCGGCGGCAGCGCGGGTGCCGGGTACTGGATCCACCTCGACGTCGACGTACTGGACGATGCCGTCATGCCCGCCGTCGACTACCGGCTCCCGGACGGGCTGACCTGGCAGGAGCTGGAGACCGTCCTGCGCACGGCCCTGTCCGGCGGCGGTGCCGTCGGCCTCGGCGTGGCGATCTTCAACCCCCGTCTGGATCACGACGGGGTCATCGCGCAGCGCCTCAGTGACTGTCTGGTGCGGGCGTTCGACAGGGACGGCCCGGGCTGA
- a CDS encoding MerR family transcriptional regulator: MTTDTEEPTLTIDELAAQAGVTVRTVRFYGTKGLLPPPVLGPRRVGHYGREHLARLALIEELQHQGMTLAGIERYLSRLPPDLSARDLAVHRAVVASWAPDAVETVTREELERRAGRPLGDEDVERLVAMGVVRPGDDEYEADLGLLRLGVGLLDVPLSQEAIFAARKVLLEHSRAAARELSRLFRGEVAERDARDVRSLSAHMHPLVVQALLTAFQRSLKEELGEWLTRPSGTSGSD; encoded by the coding sequence ATGACGACCGACACCGAGGAACCGACCCTCACGATCGACGAACTGGCGGCCCAGGCCGGTGTCACGGTGCGCACGGTCCGTTTCTACGGCACGAAGGGGCTGCTGCCTCCGCCGGTGCTCGGTCCCCGGCGCGTGGGGCACTACGGGCGGGAGCATCTGGCCCGGCTGGCGCTGATCGAGGAGTTGCAGCACCAGGGCATGACGCTGGCGGGCATCGAGCGCTATCTGAGCCGGCTGCCGCCGGACCTGAGCGCGCGCGACCTCGCCGTCCACCGGGCGGTGGTGGCCTCCTGGGCGCCGGACGCCGTCGAGACGGTGACGCGGGAGGAGCTGGAGCGGCGGGCCGGGCGGCCGCTCGGCGACGAGGACGTCGAGCGGCTCGTCGCGATGGGCGTGGTCCGGCCCGGGGACGACGAGTACGAGGCCGACCTCGGTCTGCTCAGGCTGGGTGTCGGGCTGCTGGACGTACCGCTCTCCCAGGAGGCGATCTTCGCGGCGCGCAAGGTTCTCCTCGAACACTCGCGCGCCGCGGCCCGTGAACTCTCCCGGCTCTTCCGCGGCGAGGTCGCGGAGCGTGACGCGCGGGACGTGCGGTCCCTGTCCGCGCACATGCACCCCTTGGTGGTGCAGGCGCTCCTCACCGCCTTTCAGCGGTCGCTGAAGGAAGAGCTGGGCGAATGGCTGACCCGGCCTTCAGGCACGTCAGGTTCGGACTGA
- a CDS encoding saccharopine dehydrogenase family protein, with protein MSRLKRTDRPYDIVLFGATSFAGALTAEYLAAHAPEGLRWAVAGRSAEKLERLRERLPGGAEVGVLRADVSDPASVRALAEHARVVATTVGPYLTYGEELVAACADTGTDYLDLCGEPEFVDLMYVRHDARARETGARLVHAAGFDSIPHDLGVYFTVRQLPEDVPLTVEGFVTADAAFSGGTFASALNQFARQREMAAAARERRRHEPRLVGRRASAPAGAPRFAKEIGAWALPMPTIDPQIVRRSASALDRYGPDFRYRQYAAVRHLPVVVGGVAAVGALVAAAQVPPARRWLSGRLTPGDGPSPEKRAKSWFSLRFVGEGGGRRVYTEVSGGDPGYDETAKMLAESALCLAFDDLPETAGQVTTAVAMGDALIGRLRAAGIRFRVASTR; from the coding sequence ATGAGCAGGCTGAAAAGGACGGACCGTCCGTACGACATCGTGCTCTTCGGAGCCACGAGTTTCGCCGGAGCGCTCACCGCGGAGTACCTCGCGGCCCACGCGCCCGAGGGGCTGCGGTGGGCTGTCGCGGGCCGCAGCGCGGAGAAGCTGGAGCGGCTGCGGGAGCGACTGCCCGGCGGCGCGGAGGTCGGGGTGCTGCGGGCGGACGTCTCCGACCCGGCTTCGGTGCGCGCCCTCGCCGAGCACGCGCGCGTGGTGGCCACGACGGTCGGCCCGTACCTCACGTACGGCGAGGAACTCGTCGCCGCCTGCGCGGACACCGGCACCGACTACCTGGACCTCTGCGGCGAGCCCGAGTTCGTGGACCTGATGTACGTCCGGCACGACGCACGCGCGCGTGAGACCGGGGCACGGCTGGTGCACGCCGCCGGCTTCGACTCGATCCCGCACGACCTGGGCGTGTACTTCACCGTGCGGCAACTGCCCGAGGACGTGCCGCTGACCGTGGAGGGCTTCGTGACCGCCGACGCGGCGTTCTCGGGCGGGACCTTCGCCTCGGCCCTCAACCAGTTCGCGCGGCAGCGGGAGATGGCGGCGGCCGCGCGCGAACGGCGGCGGCACGAGCCGCGGCTGGTGGGCCGGCGGGCGTCGGCGCCGGCGGGTGCGCCACGGTTCGCCAAGGAGATCGGCGCGTGGGCGCTGCCGATGCCGACGATCGACCCGCAGATCGTGCGGCGGTCGGCGTCGGCCCTCGACCGCTACGGCCCCGACTTCCGCTACCGGCAGTACGCGGCCGTCCGGCACCTGCCCGTCGTGGTGGGCGGTGTGGCGGCCGTCGGTGCCCTGGTGGCGGCGGCCCAGGTGCCGCCGGCGCGGCGCTGGTTGTCCGGCCGGCTCACGCCCGGGGACGGCCCGAGCCCCGAGAAGCGGGCGAAGAGCTGGTTCTCCCTGCGCTTCGTGGGCGAGGGCGGCGGCCGGCGGGTGTACACGGAGGTCTCGGGCGGCGATCCCGGCTACGACGAGACGGCGAAGATGCTCGCCGAGTCGGCGCTGTGCCTGGCCTTCGACGACCTTCCGGAGACGGCGGGTCAGGTCACCACGGCGGTGGCGATGGGCGACGCGCTGATCGGCCGGCTGCGCGCGGCGGGCATCCGCTTCCGCGTCGCGTCGACCCGCTGA
- a CDS encoding 3-hydroxyacyl-CoA dehydrogenase NAD-binding domain-containing protein yields MSTESTTIRWEQDRTGLVTLVIDDPNQSANTMNQAFRDSLAVVTDRLEAEKDTIRGVIITSAKKTFFAGGDLRDLIRVTPETAQELFDGGMAIKRNLRRIETLGKPVVAALNGAALGGGYEIALACHHRVALDAPGSKIGCPEVTLGLLPGGGGVVRTVRLLGIADALLKVLLQGTQYSPRRALENGLVDEVATTQEELLEKARAFIDAHPESQQPWDKPGYKIPGGTPANPKFAANLPAFPATLRKQTNGAPYPAPRNILAAAVEGSQVDFETAQVIEARYFVELAAGQTSKNMIQAFFFDLQAVNSGANRPKDVEHRQVRKVAVLGAGMMGAGIAYSCARAGIDVVLKDVSLEAAVKGKGYSEKLCAKAVAKGRTTQEKADALLARVTPTAEVQDLAGCDAVIEAVFEDTSLKHKVFQEIQHVVAPDALLCSNTSTLPITALAEGVERQADFIGLHFFSPVDKMPLVEIIKGERTGQEALARAFDLVRQINKTPIVVNDSRGFFTSRVIGHFINEGVAMVGEGIEPASVEQAAAQAGYPAKVLSLMDELTLTLPRKIRAETKRAVEEAGGTWTAHPAEAVIDRMVDEFGRTGRSGGAGFYDYGDDGKRTGLWPGLREHFTKPGYRIPFEDMQERMLFSEALDTVRLLEEGVLTSVADANIGSIFGIGFPGWTGGVLQYVNGYEGGLPGFVARARELAERYGDRFAPPALLVEKAEKGERFSDSVRT; encoded by the coding sequence ATGAGCACTGAGTCCACCACCATCCGCTGGGAACAGGACCGCACCGGCCTCGTCACCCTTGTCATCGACGACCCGAACCAGTCCGCGAACACCATGAACCAGGCGTTCCGCGACTCCCTCGCCGTCGTCACCGACCGCCTGGAGGCCGAGAAGGACACCATCCGGGGCGTCATCATCACCTCGGCGAAGAAGACCTTCTTCGCCGGCGGCGACCTGCGCGACCTGATCCGCGTCACGCCCGAGACGGCCCAGGAGCTGTTCGACGGCGGTATGGCCATCAAGCGGAACCTGCGCCGCATCGAGACCCTCGGCAAGCCGGTCGTCGCCGCACTCAACGGCGCGGCCCTCGGCGGCGGTTACGAGATCGCCCTGGCCTGCCACCACCGCGTCGCCCTCGACGCGCCCGGCTCGAAGATCGGCTGCCCCGAGGTCACCCTCGGCCTGCTGCCCGGAGGCGGCGGCGTCGTCCGCACCGTCCGCCTGCTCGGCATCGCCGACGCGCTGCTGAAGGTCCTCCTCCAGGGCACCCAGTACAGCCCGCGCCGCGCCCTGGAGAACGGCCTCGTCGACGAGGTGGCCACCACCCAGGAGGAACTCCTCGAAAAGGCCCGCGCCTTCATCGACGCCCACCCCGAGTCGCAGCAGCCCTGGGACAAGCCGGGGTACAAGATCCCGGGCGGCACCCCGGCCAACCCCAAGTTCGCGGCGAACCTGCCCGCCTTCCCGGCCACCCTGCGCAAGCAGACGAACGGCGCCCCCTACCCGGCGCCGCGCAACATCCTCGCCGCCGCCGTCGAGGGCTCCCAGGTGGATTTCGAGACCGCCCAGGTCATCGAGGCCCGCTACTTCGTGGAGCTCGCGGCCGGGCAGACGTCGAAGAACATGATCCAGGCCTTCTTCTTCGACCTCCAGGCCGTCAACTCCGGCGCCAACCGCCCCAAGGACGTCGAGCACCGCCAGGTCCGCAAGGTCGCCGTCCTCGGCGCCGGGATGATGGGCGCGGGCATCGCCTACTCCTGTGCGCGCGCCGGCATCGACGTCGTCCTGAAGGACGTCTCCCTGGAGGCGGCCGTCAAGGGCAAGGGCTACTCCGAGAAGCTGTGCGCCAAGGCCGTCGCCAAGGGCCGTACGACGCAGGAGAAGGCGGACGCGCTCCTCGCCCGCGTCACGCCCACGGCCGAGGTGCAGGACCTGGCGGGCTGCGACGCCGTCATCGAGGCCGTCTTCGAGGACACGTCCCTCAAGCACAAGGTGTTCCAGGAGATCCAGCACGTCGTGGCGCCCGACGCGCTGCTGTGCTCCAACACCTCCACCCTGCCCATCACCGCGCTCGCCGAGGGCGTCGAGCGCCAGGCCGACTTCATCGGACTGCACTTCTTCTCGCCGGTCGACAAGATGCCGCTCGTCGAGATCATCAAGGGCGAGCGCACAGGGCAGGAGGCCCTGGCCCGCGCCTTCGACCTGGTCCGGCAGATCAACAAGACCCCGATCGTCGTCAACGACTCGCGCGGCTTCTTCACCTCCCGCGTGATCGGCCACTTCATCAACGAGGGCGTCGCCATGGTCGGCGAGGGCATCGAGCCCGCGTCGGTCGAACAGGCCGCCGCCCAGGCGGGCTACCCGGCCAAGGTGCTGTCCCTGATGGACGAGCTGACGCTGACCCTGCCCCGCAAGATCCGGGCCGAGACGAAGCGGGCCGTGGAGGAGGCGGGCGGCACCTGGACGGCCCACCCCGCCGAGGCCGTCATCGACCGCATGGTCGACGAGTTCGGCCGCACGGGCCGCAGCGGCGGCGCCGGCTTCTACGACTACGGGGACGACGGCAAGCGCACCGGGCTCTGGCCGGGCCTGCGCGAGCACTTCACCAAGCCCGGATACCGGATCCCGTTCGAGGACATGCAGGAACGCATGCTCTTCTCCGAGGCGCTGGACACCGTCCGGCTGCTGGAGGAGGGCGTATTGACCTCCGTGGCCGACGCCAACATCGGTTCCATCTTCGGCATCGGCTTCCCGGGCTGGACCGGTGGCGTGCTCCAGTACGTCAACGGCTACGAGGGCGGCCTGCCCGGGTTCGTGGCACGCGCGCGTGAACTCGCCGAGCGCTACGGCGACCGGTTCGCGCCGCCCGCGCTGCTGGTGGAGAAGGCGGAGAAGGGGGAGCGGTTCAGCGACTCAGTCCGAACCTGA
- a CDS encoding CaiB/BaiF CoA transferase family protein, with protein sequence MTTARTPGHGPLTGVRVVELAGIGPGPFAAMLLADLGADVVRVDRPGGPGLAIDPAYDVTNRNKRSVVVDLKSADGSARVLDLAARADILVEGYRPGVAERLGVGPEPCHARNPALVYGRMTGWGQDGPLADRAGHDITYIAPTGTLGMIGRPDQPPAVPANLLGDYAGGSLYLVVGVLAALHHARATGTGQVVDAAVVDGVSHLATMIHGMLAAGGWQDRRGANLLDGGCPYYGTYETADGRHMAVGALEPQFYEEFLARLGIEDQAAARKDVTRWSELREQVAARFKTRTRDEWTAVFDGTDACVAPVLSLREAPHHPHLAARGTFTDHGGITQPAPAPRFSATPTSVRTGPARPGADTADVARDWDVPGLVPSSRTPQRKASS encoded by the coding sequence ATGACCACGGCAAGGACGCCAGGACACGGTCCGCTCACCGGCGTGCGCGTCGTCGAGCTGGCCGGCATCGGGCCCGGCCCGTTCGCCGCCATGCTCCTGGCCGACCTCGGCGCCGACGTCGTGCGCGTGGACCGCCCCGGCGGCCCCGGCCTCGCGATCGACCCGGCGTACGACGTCACCAACCGCAACAAGCGCTCGGTGGTCGTCGACCTGAAGTCCGCGGACGGCTCCGCCCGTGTGCTCGACCTCGCCGCACGGGCCGACATCCTGGTCGAGGGCTACCGCCCCGGCGTCGCCGAGCGCCTCGGCGTGGGACCCGAGCCCTGCCACGCCCGCAACCCGGCCCTCGTCTACGGCCGGATGACCGGCTGGGGCCAGGACGGCCCGCTCGCCGACCGCGCCGGGCACGACATCACCTACATCGCCCCCACCGGCACGCTCGGCATGATCGGCCGGCCGGACCAGCCGCCCGCGGTCCCGGCCAACCTGCTCGGCGACTACGCGGGCGGCTCCCTCTACCTCGTCGTCGGCGTCCTCGCCGCCCTGCACCACGCCCGTGCGACCGGCACCGGCCAGGTCGTCGACGCCGCCGTCGTCGACGGCGTCTCCCATCTCGCCACGATGATCCACGGCATGCTCGCCGCCGGCGGCTGGCAGGACCGCCGCGGCGCCAACCTCCTGGACGGAGGCTGCCCGTACTACGGGACGTACGAGACGGCCGACGGCCGGCACATGGCCGTCGGTGCCCTGGAGCCGCAGTTCTACGAGGAGTTCCTCGCCCGCCTCGGCATCGAGGACCAGGCCGCCGCCCGCAAGGACGTCACCCGCTGGAGTGAACTGCGCGAACAGGTCGCCGCCCGCTTCAAGACCCGGACCAGGGACGAGTGGACGGCCGTCTTCGACGGGACCGACGCGTGCGTGGCGCCCGTCCTGTCGCTGCGTGAGGCACCGCACCACCCGCATCTCGCCGCCCGCGGCACCTTCACCGACCACGGCGGCATCACCCAGCCCGCCCCGGCCCCCCGCTTCTCCGCGACCCCGACCTCCGTCCGCACCGGCCCGGCCCGGCCGGGCGCCGACACGGCGGACGTCGCCCGGGACTGGGACGTCCCCGGGCTTGTGCCGTCGTCCCGCACCCCTCAGCGAAAGGCCTCCTCGTGA